Proteins co-encoded in one Mycobacterium mantenii genomic window:
- a CDS encoding SixA phosphatase family protein, with the protein MTGQRTLLLMRHAKSDYPPGVADHDRPLAPRGIKQAGLAGDWLRAHAPAIDGVLCSTATRTRETLLNTRIDAPVRYSERIYATTPGAMIDEINTVDDGVSTLLVIGHEPTMSSLALMLGRAGDTNITAAERISNKFPTSAIAVLTVPCAWKGLELGAATLVDFEVPR; encoded by the coding sequence GTGACTGGCCAACGCACCCTGCTGTTGATGCGGCACGCGAAGTCCGATTACCCGCCCGGTGTCGCCGACCATGATCGGCCGCTGGCGCCCCGGGGCATCAAACAGGCCGGGCTCGCCGGCGACTGGCTACGTGCGCACGCGCCCGCCATCGACGGCGTGCTGTGCTCAACGGCGACGCGCACCCGGGAGACGCTGCTGAACACCCGCATCGACGCGCCGGTGCGATACAGCGAGCGCATCTATGCCACCACGCCCGGAGCGATGATCGACGAGATCAACACCGTCGACGACGGCGTCAGCACCCTGCTTGTCATCGGGCACGAGCCGACGATGTCGAGCCTTGCGCTGATGCTCGGCCGCGCCGGTGATACGAATATCACCGCAGCCGAACGCATTTCGAATAAGTTTCCGACGTCGGCGATCGCGGTGCTCACCGTGCCGTGCGCGTGGAAAGGGCTGGAACTCGGGGCGGCGACGCTGGTCGACTTCGAGGTGCCGCGCTAG
- a CDS encoding ABC transporter ATP-binding protein → MTPAPSKAANRPTPATRSRDFWGSATRLVKRLAPQRRPCIAVIMLGVSGTAIGVIVPRILGHATDLLFNGVIGRQLPAGLTKAQAVAAARSRGANTFADLLSGMNVVPGHGVDFGAVAKTLTLALALYLVSALLIWAQARLLNVTVQRTMVALRSDVEDKIHRLPLSYFDGRQRGELLSRVTNDVDNIQSSLSMTISQLLTAVLTVVAVLAMMLSISPLLVVITVLTVPLSLLATRAIARRSRRLFVAQWTSIGRLNAHIEETYSGFTVVKTFGHQAASRGRFRTLNDEVYQASFGAQFFSGLVAPATTFIGNLGYVAVAVVGGLQVATGRITLGNIQAFIQYVRQFNSPLSQLAGMYNTVQSGLASAERVFTLLDEPEESPDHAPAQPGPAVATPQPGGRVEFAHVSFAYHPGTPVIEDLSMVAEPGSTVAIVGPTGAGKTTLVNLLMRFYDVDAGRILLDGIDITTMDRQSLRSRIGMVLQDTWLFEGTIAENIAYGRPDAGEDEVLEAARAAHVDPFVRTLPAGYQTRISGDGGNISAGEKQLITIARAFLARPQLLILDEATSSVDTRTEALIQHAMCELRRDRTSFIIAHRLSTIRDAERILVVEAGRIVEQGNHAELLARRGAYYAMTQA, encoded by the coding sequence GTGACCCCCGCACCCAGCAAGGCAGCCAACCGGCCGACCCCCGCAACCCGTTCTCGCGACTTCTGGGGTTCGGCCACCCGCCTGGTGAAACGTCTTGCGCCGCAACGACGGCCGTGCATCGCGGTGATCATGTTGGGTGTCTCCGGCACGGCGATCGGGGTGATCGTACCGCGGATCCTGGGACATGCCACCGACTTGCTGTTCAACGGTGTGATCGGGCGCCAGCTCCCCGCCGGGCTCACCAAGGCGCAGGCCGTCGCCGCCGCGCGCAGCCGGGGTGCCAACACGTTCGCCGACCTGCTGTCCGGGATGAATGTGGTGCCGGGTCACGGCGTGGATTTCGGGGCGGTCGCAAAAACGCTGACGCTGGCGCTGGCACTGTATCTCGTTTCTGCGCTGCTGATTTGGGCACAGGCGCGGCTGCTCAACGTCACCGTGCAGCGCACCATGGTGGCGCTGCGTTCCGATGTCGAGGACAAGATCCACCGGTTGCCGTTGTCCTACTTCGACGGCCGGCAGCGTGGTGAACTACTGAGCCGGGTCACCAACGACGTCGACAACATTCAATCCTCGCTGTCGATGACGATCAGCCAGCTGCTGACAGCGGTTCTGACCGTGGTGGCGGTGCTGGCGATGATGCTGTCGATCTCGCCGCTGCTGGTGGTGATCACCGTGCTGACGGTCCCGTTGTCGCTGTTGGCCACGCGGGCGATCGCACGACGTTCCCGGCGACTGTTCGTCGCCCAGTGGACCAGCATCGGACGCCTCAACGCGCACATCGAGGAGACCTACAGCGGTTTCACGGTGGTCAAGACGTTCGGCCACCAGGCCGCGTCGCGCGGGCGATTCCGCACCCTCAACGACGAGGTCTACCAGGCCAGCTTCGGCGCTCAATTCTTCTCCGGGCTGGTGGCACCCGCGACCACCTTCATCGGCAACCTCGGCTACGTCGCCGTCGCCGTGGTGGGCGGCCTGCAGGTGGCCACCGGCCGCATCACCCTGGGCAACATCCAGGCGTTCATTCAGTATGTGCGGCAGTTCAATTCACCACTGAGCCAATTGGCGGGGATGTACAACACCGTGCAATCCGGACTGGCGAGCGCCGAGCGTGTCTTCACGCTGCTCGACGAACCCGAAGAATCGCCGGATCACGCGCCCGCCCAACCCGGCCCCGCCGTCGCGACCCCGCAGCCAGGCGGGCGCGTCGAGTTCGCGCACGTGAGCTTCGCCTACCACCCGGGCACACCGGTGATCGAAGACCTGTCGATGGTGGCCGAACCGGGGAGCACGGTGGCGATTGTCGGGCCGACCGGGGCGGGCAAAACGACGCTGGTGAACCTGCTGATGCGGTTCTATGACGTCGACGCGGGCCGGATCCTGCTCGACGGGATCGACATCACCACGATGGACCGGCAGTCGCTGCGGTCGCGGATCGGCATGGTGCTGCAGGACACCTGGCTCTTCGAAGGGACGATCGCGGAGAACATCGCCTACGGACGTCCCGACGCCGGCGAAGACGAGGTGCTCGAAGCCGCCAGGGCAGCCCACGTCGATCCGTTCGTGCGGACACTGCCGGCCGGCTACCAGACCCGGATCAGCGGCGACGGCGGCAACATCAGTGCCGGCGAAAAGCAGCTCATCACCATCGCGCGCGCATTTCTTGCCCGCCCACAGTTGTTGATCCTGGACGAGGCGACCAGCTCGGTCGATACCCGCACCGAGGCTCTTATTCAGCACGCCATGTGCGAACTGCGCCGCGATCGCACGAGTTTTATCATCGCGCACCGCCTTTCGACGATCCGCGATGCCGAGCGCATCCTGGTGGTCGAGGCCGGCCGGATCGTCGAACAGGGTAACCACGCCGAGCTGCTGGCCCGGCGCGGCGCCTACTACGCGATGACCCAGGCCTGA
- a CDS encoding DUF3558 domain-containing protein yields MMAVMRTGSRSRRTARVVATILIAALVVLTGCSRSIGGNAVKAGGNVPRNNNSQQQYPNLLKECEVLTSDILAKTVGADPLDIQSTFVGAICRWQAANPAGLIDITRFWFEQGSLSNERKVAEFLKYKIETRSIAGIDSIVMRPDDANGACGVASDAAGVVGWWINPQAPGIDACGQAIKLMELTLATNS; encoded by the coding sequence ATGATGGCCGTTATGCGCACCGGATCGCGGAGCAGACGGACTGCCCGCGTCGTGGCGACCATATTGATTGCCGCGCTGGTGGTGTTGACGGGCTGTTCCCGCTCGATTGGGGGCAACGCGGTGAAGGCGGGTGGCAACGTGCCCCGCAACAACAACTCCCAGCAGCAGTATCCGAACCTGCTCAAGGAATGTGAGGTGTTGACCAGCGACATCCTCGCCAAGACCGTGGGCGCGGACCCGCTCGACATCCAGAGCACGTTCGTCGGTGCGATCTGCCGCTGGCAGGCGGCCAACCCGGCCGGTCTGATCGACATCACCCGGTTCTGGTTCGAGCAGGGCAGCCTCAGCAACGAGCGCAAGGTCGCGGAATTCCTGAAGTACAAGATCGAGACGCGTTCGATCGCAGGCATCGATTCGATCGTGATGCGGCCCGACGACGCGAACGGTGCGTGCGGTGTTGCCAGCGATGCCGCCGGGGTGGTCGGATGGTGGATCAACCCGCAGGCGCCCGGCATCGATGCGTGTGGACAGGCCATCAAGCTGATGGAGCTGACGCTGGCGACGAACTCCTAG
- a CDS encoding ABC transporter ATP-binding protein codes for MLLALLRQYIQPYRRLVVVLMVLQLIGNLASLYLPTVNAAIIDEGVAKGDTSTIVRLGMVMLGVTALQVLCSVGAIYFGSRTGMGFGRDLRAALFEHVTTFSERETAGFGAPTLLTRSTNDVRQIQYLVQISATVLVTAPIMCLGGIFMAIRQDAALTWLLLVSVPIMAVANYWVMSHMLPLFRRMQGLIDGINRVMRDQLAGVRVVRAFAREDFERDRFARANTALSNTALTAGNWQALMLPVTTLTINVSSVALIWFGGLRIDRGQMQVGSLTAFLAYFTQILMAVLMATMTLVVLPRASVCAERIAEVLGTRPAVTDPPNPRSPRGAITGTVRLDGATFTYPGADRPVLQNISLSAPPGTTTAIVGSTGSGKSTLVSLICRLYDVTGGAVSVDGIDVRDYQTERLWSAIGLVPQRGYLFSGTVADNLRYGAAPHQTVTDEQMWEALRVAAADDFVRAHDDGLHMRVAQGGINFSGGQRQRLAIARAVIRHPAIYLFDDSFAALDAHTDARVRASLREISEDATVIVVTQRISIASKADQVIVIDNGNLVGAGTHESLLADCTIYAEFADSQSVDAVRSSQVGGTS; via the coding sequence ATGCTCCTGGCACTGCTGCGCCAGTACATCCAGCCGTACCGGCGGCTGGTGGTGGTGCTGATGGTGCTGCAGCTGATCGGCAATCTCGCATCGCTGTACCTGCCGACGGTCAACGCCGCCATCATCGACGAGGGCGTGGCCAAGGGCGACACCAGCACAATCGTTCGGCTCGGCATGGTGATGCTCGGGGTCACCGCCCTGCAGGTGTTGTGCTCGGTCGGGGCGATCTATTTCGGTTCGCGCACCGGGATGGGCTTCGGCCGTGACCTGCGCGCCGCGCTGTTCGAACACGTCACCACCTTTTCCGAGCGTGAAACCGCCGGATTCGGAGCGCCGACGCTACTGACGCGCAGCACCAACGACGTCCGGCAGATCCAGTACCTGGTCCAGATATCCGCCACCGTGCTGGTGACGGCCCCGATCATGTGCCTCGGCGGGATCTTCATGGCCATCCGCCAGGACGCCGCGCTGACGTGGCTGCTGTTGGTCAGCGTGCCGATCATGGCGGTCGCCAACTACTGGGTGATGTCGCACATGTTGCCCCTGTTCCGCCGGATGCAGGGACTCATCGACGGCATCAACCGGGTGATGCGTGATCAGCTGGCCGGCGTCCGGGTGGTCCGGGCGTTCGCACGCGAAGATTTCGAGCGCGACCGCTTCGCGCGCGCCAACACAGCGCTGTCGAATACCGCGCTGACCGCGGGCAACTGGCAAGCGTTGATGCTGCCGGTGACCACGCTGACCATCAACGTGTCCAGCGTCGCGCTGATCTGGTTCGGCGGCCTGCGCATCGACCGCGGCCAGATGCAGGTCGGCTCGTTGACCGCCTTCCTGGCCTACTTCACCCAGATCCTGATGGCGGTGTTGATGGCGACGATGACGCTGGTGGTGTTGCCCCGAGCCTCCGTGTGCGCCGAACGGATCGCCGAGGTGCTCGGCACCCGTCCCGCCGTGACCGATCCCCCGAATCCGCGATCCCCACGCGGCGCGATCACCGGGACAGTGCGTTTGGACGGCGCGACGTTCACCTATCCGGGCGCCGATCGACCAGTGCTGCAGAACATTTCGCTGAGCGCGCCGCCCGGAACCACCACCGCCATCGTCGGCAGCACCGGGTCGGGGAAGTCGACGCTGGTCTCGCTGATCTGCCGGCTCTACGACGTGACCGGCGGCGCCGTCTCGGTCGACGGCATCGACGTCCGCGATTACCAGACCGAACGGTTGTGGTCTGCGATCGGGCTGGTCCCCCAGCGCGGCTATCTGTTTTCCGGGACCGTCGCCGACAACCTGCGCTACGGCGCCGCCCCACACCAAACGGTCACCGACGAACAGATGTGGGAAGCATTACGGGTGGCCGCCGCCGACGATTTCGTGCGAGCTCACGATGACGGGCTGCACATGCGGGTGGCCCAGGGCGGTATCAACTTCTCCGGCGGGCAGCGGCAACGACTCGCCATCGCCCGGGCGGTCATCCGCCACCCGGCCATCTATTTGTTCGATGACTCGTTCGCCGCGCTTGATGCGCACACCGACGCACGCGTGCGCGCCTCGCTCCGGGAGATCTCCGAGGACGCCACCGTCATCGTTGTCACACAACGTATCTCGATCGCGTCCAAAGCCGACCAGGTGATCGTGATCGACAACGGGAATCTGGTGGGCGCGGGCACCCACGAATCGCTGCTGGCCGATTGCACCATTTACGCCGAATTCGCCGACTCGCAGTCCGTCGACGCCGTGCGATCGAGCCAGGTCGGGGGCACGTCGTGA
- a CDS encoding cysteine peptidase family C39 domain-containing protein, producing the protein MKTANIAKTLTFAVATAAVALGLAAPAGAAASQLSYGDPTAAAQFWRQQQYDDCVLMSSADVIGELTGAQPSEHDIIEKAQATPSVVHPGPIYTRTVAGSNPESGPGANTADIPELLAQYKIGAVVSDKDDAAQTGTPSGLVAIERALGGGHKVIVSLNAELIWHQPVEQTDKNGRPESNHAVVVTGVDTVAGVVHLNDSGTPEGRNEQIPVRHFVESWDTSNELMVVTT; encoded by the coding sequence GTGAAGACCGCCAACATCGCCAAGACCCTCACCTTCGCGGTGGCCACCGCCGCAGTCGCGCTCGGCCTGGCAGCCCCGGCCGGCGCTGCGGCTTCCCAACTCAGCTACGGCGACCCGACTGCCGCCGCCCAGTTTTGGCGCCAGCAGCAATACGACGACTGCGTGCTCATGTCGAGTGCCGACGTCATCGGCGAGCTCACCGGCGCGCAGCCATCGGAGCACGACATCATCGAAAAGGCGCAAGCGACGCCCAGCGTCGTGCACCCCGGCCCGATCTACACCAGGACCGTCGCCGGCAGCAACCCCGAGTCGGGCCCGGGAGCAAACACGGCGGACATCCCCGAACTGCTCGCCCAGTACAAGATCGGCGCCGTCGTCAGCGACAAGGATGACGCCGCTCAGACCGGCACCCCTTCGGGACTGGTGGCAATCGAGCGCGCACTGGGCGGGGGTCACAAGGTGATCGTCAGCCTCAACGCCGAACTCATCTGGCACCAGCCCGTCGAACAGACAGACAAAAACGGCCGCCCGGAGTCCAACCACGCCGTGGTGGTGACCGGTGTGGACACCGTGGCCGGCGTGGTTCACCTCAACGACAGCGGCACACCGGAGGGTCGCAACGAGCAAATCCCCGTCCGGCACTTCGTCGAGTCCTGGGACACCAGCAACGAATTGATGGTCGTCACCACCTGA
- a CDS encoding DUF3558 domain-containing protein produces the protein MRRNTRALALVASALTILVLAVAGCSDSGGNKPGATASSTPQNGQGSHGAMFPQCGGISDQTVAELTKVTGLINTARNSVGCQWLAGGGILGPHFSFSWYRGSPIGRERKTEELSRASVDDINIDGHGGFIAVGNEPNLGDSLCEVGIQFQDDFIEWSISFSQKPFPPPCDIAKELARQSIANSK, from the coding sequence GTGCGGCGTAACACGAGGGCGCTGGCTCTCGTGGCGTCAGCATTGACGATCCTGGTCCTCGCGGTAGCGGGCTGCTCCGATTCCGGCGGCAACAAGCCGGGAGCGACGGCGTCGTCGACGCCGCAGAACGGCCAGGGCAGCCACGGCGCGATGTTCCCGCAATGCGGCGGCATCAGCGACCAGACCGTAGCCGAACTCACCAAAGTCACTGGGCTGATCAACACAGCCCGCAACTCCGTCGGCTGCCAGTGGCTCGCGGGCGGTGGCATCCTCGGGCCGCACTTCTCCTTCTCGTGGTATCGCGGTAGCCCCATCGGACGCGAGCGCAAGACCGAGGAGCTCTCCCGTGCCAGCGTCGATGACATCAACATCGATGGCCACGGCGGTTTCATCGCCGTCGGCAACGAGCCCAACCTGGGTGATTCGCTGTGTGAGGTGGGCATCCAGTTCCAGGACGACTTTATTGAATGGTCAATCAGTTTCAGTCAGAAGCCTTTCCCGCCACCGTGCGACATAGCGAAAGAGCTGGCTCGCCAATCGATTGCGAACTCGAAATGA
- a CDS encoding BTAD domain-containing putative transcriptional regulator yields the protein MADIRLEFGLLGPLEMSVDGALVPLGTPKQRAVLAMLLMNRNSPVGVDRLITALWDESPPSGARASIHSYVSNLRKLLTGSGVDPRTVLVAAPPGYRLNISDDACDLGRFIAEKTAGMHAAAAGRFEQASQHLSTALAEWRGPVLEDLDGFRFVDTFNTSLVEEKILAHTAQAEAEIACGRAFTVITELEALTAEHPYREQLWAQLMTAYYLSDRQSDALAAYRRVQKSLADDLGIDPGQNLRALNDRILRQEPLDAKKNAMTTAAVAITVLEQYPLTSNTKAVAYLHEVNGRSFPLRGSTTIGRLSDNDIVLDSPKVSRHHAVIVDTGTSYIIDDLRSSNGVHVQDQRIRSAATLHDGDRVRICDHEFTFQIAGNADDEG from the coding sequence ATGGCGGACATACGCCTCGAATTCGGTCTGCTCGGACCGTTGGAGATGAGCGTTGACGGTGCCCTGGTGCCACTGGGCACGCCCAAACAGCGGGCGGTGCTGGCCATGCTGCTGATGAACCGCAACAGCCCGGTCGGCGTCGACCGGCTTATCACGGCGCTGTGGGACGAGTCGCCACCGTCCGGGGCGCGGGCCAGCATCCACTCCTACGTCTCCAACCTGCGCAAGCTGCTGACCGGCAGCGGTGTCGATCCGCGCACGGTGCTGGTCGCGGCGCCACCGGGCTACCGGCTCAACATCTCCGATGACGCTTGCGATCTCGGCCGGTTCATCGCCGAAAAGACCGCCGGCATGCATGCGGCGGCCGCGGGCCGCTTCGAACAGGCCAGCCAGCACCTGTCGACCGCCTTGGCCGAATGGCGCGGCCCGGTGCTCGAGGACCTGGACGGTTTTCGGTTCGTCGACACCTTCAACACCTCCCTCGTCGAAGAGAAGATCCTGGCCCACACGGCGCAGGCGGAGGCCGAAATCGCCTGCGGACGTGCGTTTACCGTGATCACCGAACTGGAAGCCCTGACGGCCGAACATCCCTACCGCGAGCAACTGTGGGCTCAGTTGATGACCGCGTACTACCTCAGCGACCGCCAATCCGACGCGCTCGCGGCCTACCGCCGCGTCCAGAAATCGCTCGCCGATGACCTCGGGATCGACCCGGGCCAAAACCTGCGCGCCCTCAACGATCGCATCCTGCGCCAAGAACCGCTGGACGCCAAGAAGAACGCCATGACGACCGCTGCGGTCGCGATCACCGTGCTCGAGCAATACCCCCTGACATCGAACACCAAAGCGGTCGCCTATCTGCACGAGGTGAACGGGCGCAGTTTTCCGCTACGCGGGTCGACAACGATTGGGCGGCTTAGCGACAACGACATCGTTCTCGACTCCCCCAAAGTCAGTCGGCACCATGCCGTCATCGTCGACACCGGAACCAGCTACATCATCGACGACCTTCGGTCCTCCAACGGCGTACACGTGCAGGACCAACGAATTCGTTCGGCCGCGACCTTGCACGACGGCGACCGGGTCCGGATCTGCGACCACGAATTCACCTTCCAGATCGCCGGTAACGCCGACGACGAAGGCTAG
- a CDS encoding DUF732 domain-containing protein — translation MFSLRVTTMATTAIGAAAIGLAAVGVAGTAAASAVQTADEAFLSQMQSLGIAFPSTQAAVRAGHQVCTELATGDTPTAVTVQIFRHTNLTPPQAANLVIAATNAYCPQFSGQPA, via the coding sequence ATGTTCTCACTCCGCGTCACGACGATGGCTACCACCGCGATCGGCGCCGCCGCCATCGGGCTTGCCGCCGTTGGCGTGGCCGGCACCGCCGCCGCGAGCGCCGTGCAGACCGCCGATGAGGCGTTCCTCTCCCAGATGCAAAGCCTCGGCATCGCTTTCCCGTCGACTCAAGCGGCCGTGCGGGCCGGCCACCAGGTGTGCACCGAACTGGCCACCGGCGACACCCCGACCGCGGTCACCGTCCAGATCTTCCGTCACACCAACCTGACTCCTCCGCAGGCGGCCAACCTGGTGATAGCGGCGACCAACGCCTACTGCCCGCAGTTCTCCGGTCAGCCCGCCTAG